One segment of Candidatus Neomarinimicrobiota bacterium DNA contains the following:
- a CDS encoding DUF4276 family protein, protein MIHDLDTKNESTLRKLLVTKLNNSPFTNYLILIPIIEIEAWLLSDSTAIQTTFKLQKRPKKIQNTELIKDPKKYLGDIVWKMSYKRYLHTVHNAKIANNCTISSLKRCGSYKPLDKYIKSNL, encoded by the coding sequence TTGATTCATGATCTTGATACGAAAAATGAGAGTACGCTTAGAAAATTACTTGTAACTAAATTGAACAATTCACCATTTACCAACTATTTAATTCTTATTCCTATTATTGAGATAGAAGCATGGCTCTTATCTGATTCGACTGCAATTCAAACAACGTTTAAACTACAAAAGAGACCTAAAAAAATACAAAATACCGAACTAATAAAAGACCCCAAAAAATATCTTGGTGATATCGTATGGAAAATGAGTTACAAGAGATATTTACACACTGTTCATAATGCAAAAATAGCTAATAATTGTACTATTTCATCCCTTAAAAGATGCGGATCTTATAAACCA